The following coding sequences lie in one Nakaseomyces glabratus chromosome I, complete sequence genomic window:
- a CDS encoding glutathione peroxidase (CAGL0I00242g~Has domain(s) with predicted glutathione peroxidase activity and role in oxidation-reduction process, response to oxidative stress), producing MDSQSSFYDLSPHDKDNNEFPFSNLKGQVVLIVNVASKCNFTPQYNDLQYLHEKYSYRGLKIIGFPCNQFGQQEPENDEVIQKFCLSNYGVSFKILKKIKVNGPNADPVYTYLKNEMPSQIGLKVIRWNFEKFLVDKHGRVRHRYSSLTSPKSLQRTIDQLLDDK from the coding sequence ATGGATAGCCAAAGCAGTTTTTATGATCTAAGTCCACATGATAAGGATAATAATGAGTTTCCGTTCAGTAACCTAAAAGGCCAAGTTGTACTAATAGTAAATGTTGCTTCTAAGTGTAACTTCACACCACAGTACAATGATCTACAGTACCTGCATGAAAAATACAGTTACAGAGGACTGAAAATCATAGGATTCCCATGCAATCAGTTTGGCCAACAAGAGCCTGAAAACGATGAAgtaattcaaaaattttgcTTGTCCAATTATGGTGTTTCATTCAAAATCCTAAAGAAAATCAAGGTGAATGGACCTAATGCTGATCCTGTCTACACgtatttgaagaatgagatGCCATCACAAATAGGCCTGAAGGTAATAAGATggaattttgaaaaatttttggttGATAAACATGGCAGAGTACGCCATCGATACTCTAGTTTAACCTCCCCTAAATCTCTACAACGCACTATAGATCAATTACTCGACGATAAGTAA
- the EPA23 gene encoding EPA23 (CAGL0I00220g~Putative adhesin-like cell wall protein (adhesin cluster I); predicted GPI-anchor) translates to MNSINILTVFLFAYFVHAKVGIPNPFEGTINNFPSGCSPNHGLYNRGLTMELYNYSYIHPQSIQSYFNTSTLKKMEKGQCWDPSYLDVNYPRTGYKTHNRFAKVNGIDGILDFEFNPTRSCVPSKGQLPQNYNYPLQFTLSNFTMLLYGYFKPKVTAKHTFTIFADDLLFLNFGAGNAFDCCQQQDTIDDFGNYQAYALWGSDTQQNTLTVNLDANIYYPIRMFYNNRDFKGALNMYFTTDESNTKINDFSGYLFNIPDSSEGCPAHISYETECGNVSGAITYSTEYITESIESPNIPVTSTIFHIQVPCPSSSTSIYCSDGFYDPIANSCVKTESSEIIVATASTTYTPGPVTDTTTISTYVTHITGSDNRDTPETVFVVETPEDPQSPSNSHIPSSSVSSSSVWPSSISVTEIPSSSVSTIETSNITYSQTLSTSPSTFASSNIVPSPSQSYISPGDSSISSSSSFYSNSSSTDIPLTNPSSTASSVSTFNTIIPTASTTYVPGSVSTITTISTYTTYITGPDNRETPETVFVVETPQDPESSSSFFTSTIITPTASTTYVPGSVSTITTISTYTTYITGPDNRETPETVFVVETPQDPESSSSFFTSTIITPTASTTYVPGSVSTITTISTYTTYITGPDNRETPETVFVVETPQDPESSSSFFTSTIITPTASTTYVPGSVSTITTISTYTTCITGPDNRETPETVFVVETPKFSEYRTLNSRTTRTRTTRTLVPQTDTTSSNIVTLQTEHSRPETVIIHLDTSFYSDVLTSHSHSNYRNFATKNTDITPCSSFDTSPQNARKTEESGEMYTTVKSISFSSAISSEPIEYQLQASSITLLPVSSTYLIILTIIMTAICLI, encoded by the coding sequence ATGAACAGTATTAATATTCTGACTGTTTTTCTATTTGCATATTTTGTTCATGCTAAGGTTGGTATTCCGAACCCATTCGAGGGCACAATCAATAATTTTCCCTCTGGATGCTCACCAAATCATGGACTTTATAATAGAGGCTTGACTATGGAACTATATAACTATAGTTATATTCACCCGCAAAGTATTCAAAGCTATTTCAACACCAGTACACTaaagaaaatggaaaaagGCCAATGCTGGGACCCATCATATCTAGATGTAAATTATCCCCGTACAGGCTATAAAACACACAATCGATTTGCTAAAGTGAATGGGATAGACGGTATCTTAGATTTTGAATTCAACCCTACCAGATCATGTGTACCATCAAAAGGACAACTTCCACAGAATTATAATTACCCATTGCAATTCACATTATCAAACTTTACAATGCTTCTCTATGGATATTTCAAACCGAAAGTTACAGCGAAACATACATTTACAATATTTGCGGATGATTTATTATTCCTCAACTTTGGAGCAGGAAATGCATTTGATTGCTGCCAGCAACAAGATACAATAGATGATTTTGGAAATTACCAGGCTTATGCCCTATGGGGCTCAGATACACAACAAAATACACTTACAGTCAATTTGGATGCTAATATATACTACCCAATAAGAATGTTTTACAATAATAGGGACTTTAAAGGTGCGCTGAATATGTATTTTACTACCGATGAATccaatacaaaaataaacgACTTCTCCGGTTATCTCTTTAATATACCAGATTCATCTGAGGGATGCCCTGCCCACATTTCTTATGAAACCGAATGTGGTAATGTATCAGGAGCAATTACTTATTCAACGGAATACATCACAGAATCCATAGAATCACCTAACATACCAGTGACTTCGACAATATTCCATATCCAGGTACCTTGCCCAAGCTCTTCCACTTCTATTTACTGTAGTGATGGATTTTATGACCCAATAGCAAACTCCTGCGTAAAGACAGAATCTTCGGAGATAATTGTCGCTACCGCTTCAACTACATATACCCCAGGGCCCGTAACTGATACAACAACAATTTCGACTTATGTCACTCATATTACAGGTTCTGATAATCGTGACACACCAGAAACGGTGTTTGTTGTCGAGACCCCTGAAGACCCACAATCACCCTCTAATTCACATATACCCTCCTCCTCAGTAAGTTCATCTTCTGTTTGGCCTTCAAGCATCTCAGTAACAGAAATCCCATCTAGTAGTGTTTCAACAATTGAGACATCAAACATCACATATTCACAAACTCTATCAACTAGCCCATCAACTTTTGCTTCGTCTAATATAGTACCATCACCTTCACAATCATACATTTCACCAGGAGATTCATCCATTTCATCATCGTCCAGTTTCTATTCTAACAGTTCCTCAACAGATATACCGCTAACAAATCCGTCATCTACTGCAAGTTCAGTATCAACATTTAACACAATTATTCCTACTGCCTCAACAACTTATGTCCCAGGATCTGTGTCAACTATCACCACCATTTCTACCTACACCACCTATATTACGGGACCTGACAATCGTGAGACACCAGAAACAGTGTTTGTAGTTGAAACACCTCAGGACCCAGAATCGTCCAGTTCTTTCTTCACATCTACCATAATCACTCCTACTGCCTCAACAACTTATGTCCCAGGATCTGTGTCAACTATCACCACCATTTCTACCTACACCACCTATATTACGGGACCTGACAATCGTGAGACACCAGAAACAGTGTTTGTAGTTGAAACACCTCAGGACCCAGAATCGTCCAGTTCTTTCTTCACATCTACCATAATCACTCCTACTGCCTCAACAACTTATGTCCCAGGATCTGTGTCAACTATCACCACCATTTCTACCTACACCACCTATATTACGGGACCTGACAATCGTGAGACACCAGAAACAGTGTTTGTAGTTGAAACACCTCAGGACCCAGAATCGTCCAGTTCTTTCTTCACATCTACCATAATCACTCCTACTGCCTCAACAACTTATGTCCCAGGATCTGTGTCAACTATCACCACCATTTCTACCTACACCACCTGTATTACGGGACCTGACAATCGTGAGACACCAGAAACAGTGTTTGTAGTTGAAACACCTAAATTCTCGGAATATAGGACATTAAATAGTAGAACTACAAGAACCAGAACTACAAGAACCCTAGTTCCACAAACTGATACAACTTCCAGTAATATCGTCACACTACAAACGGAACATTCTAGACCTGAAACAGTTATTATCCATTTAGATACGTCTTTCTATTCTGATGTACTGACTTCGCATTCTCATTCAAATTACCGCAATTTTGCCACCAAAAATACAGACATTACACCCTGTTCAAGTTTTGATACTTCCCCCCAAAACGCCAGAAAAACAGAAGAATCAGGAGAAATGTACACAACTGTTAAatccatttcattttcatcagcCATATCAAGTGAACCAATAGAGTACCAACTACAAGCTTCATCAATCACCCTTCTACCAGTGAGCAGTACCTACCTGATAATATTAACGATAATAATGACAGCAATATGCCTGATATAA
- a CDS encoding glutathione peroxidase (CAGL0I00264g~Has domain(s) with predicted glutathione peroxidase activity and role in oxidation-reduction process, response to oxidative stress; mass spectrometry data support an N-terminal extension of this ORF) — MIKTIINPLKNSRQTVQANRAMSMSPFHQLRPVDGQGNIYPFEMLKGKVVLIVNTASNCGFTPQYIELENMYQKYKNEGFEILGFPCNQFGHQEPGSDAEIQKFCSSKYKVTFPIMKKIDVNGPYEDPVFKYIKEQKPGMLGLKGIKWNFEKFLIDRQGNVVLRASSLTKPSTLNETIEKLLKN, encoded by the coding sequence ATGATTAAAACGATCATCAACCCTTTGAAGAATAGCAGACAAACTGTACAAGCAAATAGGGCCATGTCAATGTCACCATTTCACCAATTGCGCCCAGTTGATGGCCAAGGGAATATCTATCCTTTTGAGATGTTAAAAGGTAAGGTTGTCCTCATTGTAAACACAGCCTCAAACTGTGGTTTTACACCTCAATATATCGAATTAGAAAACATGTATCAGAAATATAAGAACGAGGGTTTCGAAATATTAGGTTTCCCCTGTAATCAATTTGGTCATCAAGAGCCGGGCAGCGATGCCGAAATTCAGAAATTTTGTTCCTCTAAGTACAAGGTTACTTTCCcaataatgaagaagattgaCGTCAATGGTCCATATGAAGACCCTGTCTTCAAGTATATCAAAGAACAAAAGCCAGGAATGCTAGGTCTGAAGGGTATAAAGTGGAATTTTGAGAAGTTTCTAATAGATCGACAAGGTAATGTTGTTTTAAGAGCTTCATCATTAACTAAGCCATCAACTTTGAATGAAACAATAGAAAAGCTTTTAAAGAACTGA